One Tomitella gaofuii DNA segment encodes these proteins:
- a CDS encoding HAD-IB family hydrolase → MTADDTAMQPLDAALARIAAAPDGPGVAAMFDFDGTIVHGYSGVHFFRDRLTAGKVGPRELLGTAVNGLRGTDSEAEFERFVAVAFRAWAGHTEDELQQVGRGVFENTLAGLVYPEAWRLIEAHKRKGHTLVIASSASRYQFEAAAEALGVDHLLFTPLEVVDGVLTGKVDGASLWRSGKARAARAFATAHDIDTAASFTYSNGGEDVEFLATTGHPTAVNPDKNLTRAADERGWPVLRFRPRGAYNVKDLARTAVSLGTLAGSVGTGVGLGLLNLDRRLGIDAVSAIAPETMLATAGVRVDIHGEDNAWKSRPAVFIFNHQSFLDTVLIARVLREGFTGVTKKEMATNPLFGLPLRIAGATFVDRQNTDKAKEALRPVVDTLRSGTSLVVSPEGTRSLTPSIGRFKKGAFHIAIQAGVPVVPIVIRNAGELMAKGAKLVRSGTVDIAVLPPIDVSEWDPADLQPHIDAVETLYRDTLNDWPRG, encoded by the coding sequence GTGACCGCCGACGACACCGCGATGCAGCCGCTCGACGCCGCGCTGGCACGCATCGCCGCCGCCCCCGACGGTCCCGGTGTGGCGGCGATGTTCGACTTCGACGGCACCATCGTCCACGGGTACTCCGGCGTGCACTTCTTCCGCGACCGCCTGACGGCGGGCAAGGTGGGGCCGCGCGAACTCCTCGGTACGGCCGTCAACGGGCTGCGCGGCACGGACAGCGAGGCCGAGTTCGAACGCTTCGTCGCCGTCGCGTTCCGCGCGTGGGCCGGGCACACCGAGGACGAGCTGCAGCAGGTGGGGCGCGGCGTCTTCGAGAACACCCTGGCGGGGCTGGTCTATCCGGAGGCCTGGCGTCTCATCGAGGCGCACAAGCGCAAGGGGCACACACTCGTCATCGCATCGTCGGCGTCGCGCTACCAGTTCGAGGCCGCAGCCGAGGCGCTGGGCGTGGACCATCTGCTCTTCACGCCGCTCGAGGTGGTGGACGGGGTCCTCACCGGGAAGGTGGACGGCGCGTCGCTGTGGCGCAGCGGCAAGGCCCGGGCCGCACGCGCGTTCGCCACCGCGCACGACATCGACACCGCCGCGAGCTTCACCTACTCCAACGGCGGCGAAGACGTCGAGTTCCTCGCCACCACGGGCCACCCCACGGCGGTGAACCCGGACAAGAACCTCACCCGCGCTGCCGACGAACGCGGCTGGCCCGTGCTGCGGTTCCGGCCGCGCGGCGCGTACAACGTCAAGGACCTCGCGCGCACCGCCGTGTCGCTGGGCACGCTCGCCGGGTCGGTGGGCACCGGTGTGGGGCTGGGTTTGCTCAACCTCGACCGCCGTCTGGGGATCGACGCCGTGTCCGCCATCGCGCCGGAGACGATGCTCGCGACGGCCGGGGTGCGCGTGGACATCCACGGCGAGGACAACGCGTGGAAATCGCGGCCGGCGGTGTTCATCTTCAACCACCAGAGCTTCCTCGACACCGTGCTCATCGCCCGGGTACTGCGCGAGGGGTTCACCGGGGTCACCAAGAAGGAGATGGCGACCAATCCGCTGTTCGGCCTGCCGCTGCGCATCGCCGGGGCCACCTTCGTGGACCGGCAGAACACGGACAAGGCCAAGGAGGCCCTGCGGCCGGTGGTCGACACCCTGCGGTCGGGCACGTCGCTGGTCGTCTCCCCCGAGGGCACCCGCTCGCTGACCCCGTCGATCGGCCGGTTCAAGAAGGGCGCGTTCCACATCGCGATCCAGGCCGGCGTGCCCGTCGTCCCCATCGTCATCCGCAACGCGGGCGAACTCATGGCCAAGGGCGCCAAGCTGGTGCGCTCGGGCACCGTGGACATCGCGGTCCTGCCCCCGATCGACGTCTCCGAGTGGGACCCTGCGGACCTGCAGCCGCACATCGATGCGGTCGAAACCCTCTACCGCGATACGCTCAACGACTGGCCGCGCGGATGA